Proteins encoded within one genomic window of Dyadobacter chenhuakuii:
- the yidD gene encoding membrane protein insertion efficiency factor YidD, protein MKFLLIGLVRIYQGVLSPYLPNSCRYTPTCSQYMIEAISKHGVVKGTWLGLKRFSRCHPWGGHGHDPVP, encoded by the coding sequence ATGAAATTTTTACTCATCGGGCTGGTTCGGATTTACCAGGGTGTGCTGTCTCCTTACCTGCCAAATTCTTGTCGTTATACGCCCACTTGTTCACAGTATATGATCGAGGCAATCAGTAAGCATGGCGTTGTAAAAGGCACCTGGCTGGGCTTAAAGCGGTTTTCAAGATGTCATCCGTGGGGAGGTCACGGACATGATCCGGTCCCTTAA
- the lgt gene encoding prolipoprotein diacylglyceryl transferase: MISYIIWNVSPEIFTIPQIGDFGPFPVRWYGLLFAAGFLVGQQVMIHVFKKEGKPLEDIDSLTLYMVLSTVIGARLGHFIFYEPEVLFKKPLEVILPPYAGLASHGAIIGIITGLWLYSRSRTATGQTFLWVADRMVIVIALAGAFIRFGNLMNSEIVGKPTDVPWSFVFVQNTEFRQIPRHAAQLYESISCFILFFILLWIWNKYKSATPRGLMVGIFFVWVFTLRFLYEFLKENQEAFEANYLLNMGQILSIPAVLLGLYFIYQSRKSTHQLAG, from the coding sequence ATGATTTCGTATATAATATGGAATGTCAGTCCTGAAATTTTCACTATTCCTCAAATTGGTGATTTTGGACCATTTCCTGTACGCTGGTATGGCCTCCTCTTCGCCGCCGGTTTCCTCGTTGGACAACAAGTAATGATCCATGTTTTCAAGAAAGAAGGAAAACCGCTGGAAGATATTGATTCGCTCACATTATATATGGTGCTGTCCACGGTCATTGGAGCGCGCCTCGGCCATTTCATATTTTATGAGCCGGAAGTTCTTTTCAAAAAACCGCTTGAAGTAATCCTGCCTCCCTATGCAGGTCTGGCGAGCCATGGAGCCATCATCGGGATCATAACAGGTCTCTGGCTTTATTCGCGTTCAAGAACCGCAACCGGGCAAACGTTTTTATGGGTTGCCGACAGGATGGTGATCGTGATCGCACTGGCTGGCGCATTCATCCGTTTTGGAAATTTAATGAACTCCGAAATCGTGGGTAAACCTACCGACGTTCCTTGGAGTTTTGTTTTTGTTCAAAACACCGAATTCCGTCAGATTCCCCGCCACGCCGCCCAGCTTTATGAATCCATTTCGTGTTTTATACTCTTCTTTATCCTGCTGTGGATCTGGAACAAATACAAGTCAGCAACGCCGCGTGGCTTAATGGTCGGAATTTTCTTCGTTTGGGTCTTCACCTTACGTTTCCTCTACGAATTCCTGAAAGAAAACCAGGAAGCCTTCGAAGCCAATTATCTGCTGAATATGGGTCAGATTCTGAGTATACCAGCCGTATTACTTGGTTTATATTTTATTTACCAGTCCAGAAAATCAACGCATCAACTGGCCGGATAA